A section of the Sphingomonas ginsenosidivorax genome encodes:
- a CDS encoding lytic murein transglycosylase, giving the protein MWGTTKAAVWLRRSAIVLAVTFASGGPAIAQDETGFQAYLATLRSQALAQGVTQRTADSVFPTLTLNERVIALDRAQPGATNNSVPAFAPYKAQHVDAARISRGRSAYQAQRFRLERIERETGVPESVMVAIWGHETNYGSYTGNFDLLRSLATLAYEGRRRSLFAGEFIAGLKIIDRGIAREQLKGSWAGAMGNPQFLPSIYLRLARDGDGDGRADIWNSPADTLASIGNYFVDAGWRAGQPWGLAVSVPPQFDRSQVHNRLVSPRCPRVFERHSGWRTIAEWRALGVVSQGRSWPGDSVMATLLEPDGPGATAYLLTSNYRVILDYNCSNFYALSVGLLADAVER; this is encoded by the coding sequence ATGTGGGGGACAACCAAAGCGGCCGTCTGGCTGCGCCGTAGCGCCATCGTGCTGGCCGTGACGTTTGCGAGCGGCGGTCCGGCGATCGCGCAGGACGAGACGGGCTTTCAGGCCTATCTGGCGACGTTGCGCAGCCAAGCGCTCGCGCAGGGCGTGACGCAGCGTACCGCCGATTCCGTGTTTCCGACGCTGACGCTGAACGAGCGCGTGATCGCGCTCGACCGGGCGCAGCCGGGGGCTACCAACAATAGCGTGCCGGCGTTTGCGCCGTACAAGGCGCAGCATGTCGATGCGGCGCGGATCTCGCGCGGGCGGAGCGCCTATCAGGCGCAACGCTTCCGCCTCGAGCGGATCGAACGCGAGACCGGCGTTCCCGAATCGGTGATGGTCGCGATCTGGGGCCACGAGACCAATTACGGCAGCTATACGGGCAATTTCGACCTGCTCCGCTCGTTGGCGACGCTGGCCTATGAAGGCCGGCGTCGCAGCCTGTTCGCGGGTGAGTTCATCGCGGGGCTGAAAATCATCGACCGCGGCATCGCGCGTGAGCAGTTGAAGGGCAGCTGGGCGGGGGCGATGGGCAACCCGCAATTCCTGCCGTCGATCTATCTGCGGCTCGCGCGCGATGGCGATGGCGACGGCCGCGCCGACATCTGGAACAGCCCGGCGGACACGCTGGCGTCGATCGGCAATTACTTCGTCGATGCCGGATGGCGGGCCGGGCAGCCCTGGGGGCTCGCGGTCAGCGTGCCGCCGCAGTTCGACCGCTCGCAGGTGCACAACCGGCTGGTGTCGCCACGCTGTCCGCGCGTGTTCGAACGGCATAGCGGATGGCGCACGATCGCCGAGTGGCGCGCGCTGGGCGTCGTGTCGCAGGGGCGGAGCTGGCCGGGCGATTCGGTGATGGCGACGCTGCTCGAGCCCGACGGTCCGGGCGCGACGGCGTATCTGCTGACCAGCAACTACCGCGTCATCCTCGATTACAACTGCTCGAACTTCTATGCGCTTTCGGTAGGCCTGCTGGCCGATGCGGTCGAACGCTAG
- a CDS encoding DUF983 domain-containing protein: MPDTDTAVATPPLIYPGVNSLKAGLRGRCPRCGKGALFDGFLNLRRECPACGLSYAFADPADGPAFIVICFGCVPAVSLALGLQIAFSPPFWVHLLISLPFAVITSIAPLRPLKGWFIASQYFNKAREGRLVGTWHPYGPDQPGVSQPAHPW; this comes from the coding sequence ATGCCCGATACCGATACCGCCGTCGCCACGCCGCCCCTGATCTATCCGGGAGTGAATTCTTTGAAGGCGGGTCTGCGTGGCCGCTGCCCGCGATGTGGCAAAGGGGCGCTGTTCGACGGGTTCCTGAACCTGCGGCGCGAATGCCCTGCCTGCGGGCTCAGCTACGCGTTCGCCGACCCCGCCGATGGTCCCGCCTTCATCGTGATCTGCTTCGGTTGCGTTCCAGCGGTGTCCCTCGCGCTCGGCCTGCAGATCGCATTCTCGCCGCCATTCTGGGTTCACCTGCTGATCAGCCTGCCCTTCGCGGTGATAACCTCGATCGCTCCGCTGCGCCCCTTGAAGGGCTGGTTCATCGCGTCGCAATATTTCAACAAGGCGCGCGAGGGACGTCTGGTGGGCACATGGCATCCCTATGGCCCCGACCAGCCGGGCGTATCCCAGCCCGCGCACCCGTGGTGA